From a single Micromonospora sp. WMMD1102 genomic region:
- a CDS encoding VOC family protein, which yields MITNISIVSVFVQDIDASKAFYLDVLGFEEHTDITLADGSYRWCTVRHPKQPEVQVHLTLPGPPYSAEMVDAINREMDAGGVFGLGLNVDDCRRTFDELTARGVEFVHPPQERPYGVEAVARDNSGNWLVLVEPREYSAADFD from the coding sequence ATGATTACCAACATCTCGATCGTCAGCGTTTTCGTGCAGGACATCGACGCCTCCAAGGCGTTCTATCTCGACGTGCTCGGCTTCGAGGAGCACACCGACATCACCCTGGCGGACGGTTCCTACCGCTGGTGCACCGTCAGACACCCGAAGCAGCCGGAGGTGCAGGTGCACCTGACCCTGCCCGGACCGCCGTACTCGGCGGAGATGGTGGACGCGATCAACCGGGAGATGGATGCCGGCGGGGTGTTCGGGCTCGGCCTGAACGTCGACGACTGCCGCCGGACGTTCGACGAGTTGACCGCCAGGGGCGTCGAGTTCGTCCACCCGCCGCAGGAGCGCCCGTACGGGGTCGAGGCGGTCGCCCGGGACAACTCGGGAAACTGGCTGGTACTGGTCGAGCCGCGGGAGTACTCCGCCGCCGACTTCGACTGA
- a CDS encoding AraC family transcriptional regulator — protein sequence MSVPPRRAPGDVLVHLRRARDHADRHFAEPLDLATLAAIAGISKFHFQRLFTATYGVSPAEHLSRRRVERAQDLLRTSNLTVTEVCHAVGFTSLGSFSSRFRELVGETPSEFQRRWAASGAPRIPGCFVFMWGLAERRGSATGEKPGAGDRS from the coding sequence GTGAGCGTGCCGCCGCGCCGGGCCCCCGGAGACGTACTGGTGCACCTGCGCCGGGCCCGCGACCACGCCGACCGGCACTTCGCCGAGCCGCTGGACCTGGCCACCCTCGCCGCGATCGCCGGGATCAGCAAATTCCACTTCCAGCGCCTCTTCACCGCGACCTACGGCGTCTCCCCGGCGGAGCACCTGAGCCGCCGGCGGGTGGAGCGGGCGCAGGACCTGCTGCGGACCAGCAACCTCACCGTGACCGAGGTCTGCCACGCGGTCGGCTTCACCAGCCTGGGCTCGTTCAGCAGCCGGTTCAGGGAGCTGGTCGGCGAGACGCCGAGCGAGTTCCAGCGTCGCTGGGCCGCCAGCGGTGCGCCCCGGATCCCGGGTTGCTTCGTCTTCATGTGGGGGCTGGCCGAGCGGCGCGGCTCCGCAACCGGGGAGAAGCCCGGGGCCGGCGACCGCTCCTAG
- the hrpB gene encoding ATP-dependent helicase HrpB, whose protein sequence is MSPPEPVAELPVRRVLPALVAALAEHGAAVLVAPPGAGKTTLVPLALAEQVEGRVVVAQPRRVAARAAARRMAQLRGERVGETVGYAVRGERRTSARTRIEVVTTGLLVQRLQHDPELPGTGAVLLDEAHERQLDADLALAFGVEVRAALRPELWLLAMSATAEEERLGALLGTAAEPAPVLRAEGRAYPVDVVWAPPPRPVDPPHGLRVDPRLLDHVAATVRRALAGSDGDLLVFLPGAGEINGVAARLSDLPGTDLVRLHGRQSGAEQDAALRPAAGRRRVVLATAVAETSLTVPGVRVVVDAGLSRVARTDLARGLGALVTVPVSRAAATQRAGRAGREAPGRVYRCWSAAEHDRLPAQPEPEIAVADLTAFALQLACWGRPDGTGLALPDPPPAAAMQVARGTLEALGAVTPDGRASGRGRAMAAVGAHPRLARALLDGAAPVGARRAAEVVAVLAEPGPGDDLVATWRRLRSGTEPAGATWRAEVARLRSALTESPAPAEHDEQQSAPDGQPAWRGGRQRGRGGGRDAVELPDDLAAGLLVGLAYPERLARARQPGGQAYLMAGGTAADLAPGSALAGAEWLAIAVADRAPGRRGATIRQAAVLDEATAREAGAALLRREQEIAWSGGDVLAREVERLGAIVLLDRPLARPDPARVAAALRDGLRQVGLDLLTWSPQAHQLRARLAFCRQALGGGWPEMTDAALLDRADEWLGPELAAARRRADLARIDVPAALRRLLPWREAGRLDELAPERLAVPSGSRHRVDYSDPAAPVLAVKLQETFGWRNVPRIADGRVPVLLHLLSPAGRPVAVTRDLASFWRTGYPQVRAELRGRYPRHPWPADPTEAAPTRGLQPRRR, encoded by the coding sequence GTGTCACCGCCCGAGCCCGTAGCCGAGCTGCCGGTCCGGCGCGTCCTGCCGGCCCTGGTGGCGGCGCTGGCCGAGCACGGCGCCGCCGTGCTGGTGGCGCCGCCCGGGGCCGGCAAGACCACGCTGGTGCCGCTGGCCCTGGCCGAGCAGGTCGAGGGTCGGGTCGTCGTCGCCCAGCCGCGCCGGGTCGCGGCCCGGGCCGCCGCCCGCCGGATGGCCCAGCTACGCGGCGAGCGGGTCGGCGAAACCGTCGGGTACGCGGTGCGCGGCGAGCGCCGGACCAGCGCCCGTACCCGGATCGAGGTGGTCACCACCGGTCTGCTCGTGCAGCGGCTCCAGCACGATCCCGAGTTGCCCGGCACCGGCGCCGTACTGCTCGACGAGGCGCACGAGCGGCAGCTCGACGCCGACCTGGCCCTGGCGTTCGGCGTCGAGGTCCGAGCGGCGCTCCGGCCCGAGCTGTGGCTGCTGGCGATGTCGGCGACCGCCGAGGAGGAGCGGCTCGGCGCACTGCTCGGCACGGCGGCGGAGCCGGCTCCGGTGCTGCGCGCCGAGGGTCGGGCGTACCCGGTGGACGTGGTCTGGGCTCCGCCGCCCCGGCCGGTGGACCCGCCGCACGGGCTGCGGGTGGATCCCCGGCTGCTCGACCACGTTGCCGCGACCGTACGCCGGGCGCTGGCCGGGAGCGACGGCGACCTGCTGGTCTTCCTGCCCGGTGCCGGGGAGATCAACGGTGTCGCCGCCCGCCTGTCCGACCTCCCCGGCACCGACCTGGTCCGCCTGCACGGCCGGCAGTCCGGCGCCGAACAGGACGCCGCGCTCCGCCCGGCCGCCGGGCGACGCCGGGTGGTGCTGGCCACCGCCGTCGCGGAGACCAGCCTCACCGTGCCCGGGGTGCGGGTGGTGGTCGACGCCGGGCTGAGTCGGGTGGCCCGGACGGATCTGGCCCGTGGGCTCGGCGCGCTGGTGACCGTGCCGGTGTCCCGGGCGGCGGCGACGCAGCGGGCCGGGCGGGCCGGGCGGGAGGCGCCGGGCCGGGTCTACCGGTGCTGGTCGGCGGCGGAGCACGACCGGCTGCCGGCGCAGCCCGAGCCGGAGATCGCAGTCGCCGACCTCACCGCGTTCGCGCTCCAGCTCGCCTGCTGGGGACGCCCGGACGGCACCGGGCTGGCCCTGCCGGATCCGCCTCCGGCCGCGGCGATGCAGGTCGCCCGGGGCACCCTGGAGGCGCTCGGCGCGGTCACCCCGGACGGCCGGGCCAGCGGGCGGGGCCGGGCGATGGCGGCGGTCGGCGCGCATCCCCGGCTGGCTCGGGCGCTGCTGGACGGTGCCGCCCCGGTCGGGGCCCGCCGGGCCGCCGAGGTGGTGGCGGTGCTCGCCGAGCCCGGTCCCGGTGACGACCTGGTCGCCACCTGGCGCCGGCTCCGCTCGGGTACGGAGCCGGCCGGCGCGACCTGGCGGGCGGAGGTGGCCCGGCTGCGCTCCGCCCTCACCGAGTCGCCGGCTCCGGCGGAGCACGACGAGCAGCAGAGCGCCCCGGACGGGCAGCCGGCCTGGCGCGGCGGGCGACAGCGTGGGCGGGGCGGCGGGCGCGACGCCGTGGAGTTGCCGGACGACCTGGCCGCCGGGTTGCTGGTCGGGCTGGCGTACCCGGAGCGGCTGGCCCGGGCGCGGCAGCCGGGCGGGCAGGCGTACCTGATGGCCGGCGGCACCGCGGCGGACCTGGCGCCGGGCTCGGCGCTGGCCGGCGCGGAATGGCTGGCGATCGCGGTGGCCGACCGGGCGCCGGGGCGGCGGGGCGCGACGATCCGGCAGGCGGCGGTGCTGGACGAGGCTACCGCCAGGGAGGCCGGCGCGGCGCTGCTGCGGCGGGAGCAGGAGATCGCCTGGTCCGGTGGGGACGTGCTGGCCCGCGAGGTGGAGCGGCTGGGTGCGATCGTGCTGCTGGACCGCCCGCTGGCCCGCCCCGACCCGGCCCGGGTCGCCGCCGCGCTCCGGGACGGGCTGCGCCAGGTCGGCCTCGACCTGTTGACCTGGAGCCCGCAGGCGCACCAGTTGCGCGCCCGGCTCGCGTTCTGCCGGCAGGCGCTCGGCGGCGGGTGGCCGGAGATGACCGACGCGGCGCTGCTGGACCGGGCCGACGAGTGGCTCGGCCCGGAGCTGGCCGCCGCCCGGCGCCGGGCCGACCTGGCCCGGATCGACGTACCGGCCGCGCTGCGTCGGCTGCTGCCGTGGCGGGAGGCGGGCCGGCTGGACGAGCTGGCCCCGGAGCGGCTGGCCGTACCGAGCGGGTCGCGGCACCGGGTGGACTACTCCGATCCGGCGGCACCGGTGCTGGCGGTCAAGTTGCAGGAGACGTTCGGCTGGCGGAACGTGCCACGGATCGCCGACGGGCGGGTACCGGTGCTGCTGCACCTGCTCTCCCCGGCCGGTCGTCCGGTCGCGGTGACCCGGGATCTCGCCTCGTTCTGGCGGACCGGTTATCCGCAGGTACGCGCCGAGCTGCGCGGCCGGTACCCGAGGCACCCGTGGCCGGCGGACCCGACCGAGGCGGCCCCGACCCGTGGCCTGCAACCCCGGCGTCGCTGA
- a CDS encoding protein phosphatase 2C domain-containing protein, which produces MSLKLRSVAVSDRGLIRGANQDSVHAGPWLLAVADGMGGMAAGDLASCIAIDAIRPLDVETPEEGLVAALQGAVDSASAGIRQAITEDPERQGMGTTLTALLLARTGSCLALAHVGDSRAYLLRGGTMTQLTRDDTFVQMLVDEGVISPDEAHSHPRRAVVTRALQGEPVTPTYTTVVPQTGDRWMLCSDGLSNVVRPESLAEALLDYPDPAGCAQRLVDLALRAGGPDNITVVVADVVDTP; this is translated from the coding sequence ATGAGCCTGAAGCTGCGATCCGTGGCGGTGAGCGACCGTGGCCTGATCCGGGGCGCGAACCAGGATTCCGTGCACGCCGGACCCTGGCTGCTGGCCGTGGCCGACGGCATGGGCGGGATGGCCGCCGGAGACCTCGCCAGTTGCATCGCCATCGACGCGATCCGGCCGCTGGACGTGGAGACCCCGGAGGAGGGGCTGGTCGCGGCCTTGCAGGGAGCGGTGGACAGCGCCAGCGCCGGCATCCGGCAGGCGATCACCGAGGACCCGGAGCGGCAGGGCATGGGCACCACCCTCACCGCGCTGCTGCTGGCCCGCACCGGCAGCTGCCTCGCCCTGGCCCACGTCGGCGACTCCCGGGCGTACCTGCTGCGCGGCGGCACGATGACCCAGCTCACCCGGGACGACACCTTCGTGCAGATGCTCGTCGACGAGGGGGTGATCAGCCCGGACGAGGCGCACAGCCACCCCCGCCGGGCGGTGGTCACCCGGGCGTTGCAGGGCGAGCCGGTCACCCCGACGTACACAACGGTGGTGCCGCAGACCGGCGACCGGTGGATGCTGTGCAGCGACGGGCTGTCCAATGTGGTCCGACCGGAGAGCCTGGCGGAGGCACTGCTCGACTACCCCGATCCGGCCGGCTGCGCACAGCGGCTTGTCGACCTGGCCCTGCGGGCCGGCGGACCGGACAACATCACCGTCGTGGTCGCGGACGTCGTCGACACCCCCTGA
- a CDS encoding glycoside hydrolase family 9 protein, translating into MLRPRHRHRRASRPVTLLATAALLLTGTATGAQARPDGTAGTLAAAEHIVNGTFTDSTAPWWSTANLTLAAVDGQLCTEVPAGLANPWDASLGHNAIPLGDGASYALSFRASTSVPVTVKANVQLNEEPYTTVFSRDVALDATAEEFGSEFTGTLDSTNGTLTFQLGGAAEAYTFCLDDVSLSSDADTGPPPGGAEQLDNGDFADGTTGWFSYGTTSTGVTDGRLCSVVPGGLANPWDGGVGQNDVTLVSGESYTLSFDASATPGAKVRVAVQLGVDPYTSFFAEDITFGPEAQHVERTFTASADTTAAQLAFQVGGNADGYTFCLDNASLLGGEEEPPYEPDTGPRVRVNQVGYLPAGPKNATIVTEATEPLGWQLKSAAGAVVASGQSTPRGVDRASAQNVHSVDFSGYRTPGTGYTLTADGETSHPFDISADVWKQLRSDSLQFFYIQRSGIAIDGDLVGEEFARPAGHLGVAPNRGDTDVPCQPGVCDYRLDVRGGWYDAGDHGKYVVNGGIATYQLLSAFERTKTAPTAGGGAALGDSTLRLPERDNGVPDILDEARWELEFLLRMQVPAGRPLAGMAHHKMHDRNWTGLPLQPEDDPELRELHPPSTPATLNLAATAAQCARLYAPYDAAFAQRCRTAATTAYAAAKANPTRYADPNDGNGGGSYADGDVTDEFYWAAAELYLSTGGASYLADLTASPHHTDDEVFGAHGFGWGSTAALGRLDLATVPSGLSTAERDRLRASVVAAADGYLATAQGQAYGLPMPGTPNSYFWGANSNIINNAVVLATAFDLTGQPKYRDGAVQGMDYIFGRNALNQSYVTGWGEKAAENQHSRIFGNQYDESLPNPPAGSIAGGANASLDDPFVEELLAGCAPMFCYVDDIASYSTNEVAINWNSALAWIASFLADQGGSTSVPAGAGCRVSYLNHGAWAEGGGFTAQATVTNTGTAPINGWTLSFAFNGDQKVRDAWMAKVTQAGARVTARGESYNSRIMPGASQMFGFNATTAGGPNPNPTLFTVNGVPCT; encoded by the coding sequence GTGCTCCGACCCCGCCACCGCCACCGCCGGGCCTCCCGCCCGGTCACCCTGCTCGCCACCGCCGCCCTGCTGCTCACCGGCACCGCCACCGGGGCACAGGCCCGCCCCGACGGCACCGCCGGAACCCTGGCGGCCGCCGAACACATCGTCAACGGCACCTTCACCGACAGCACCGCGCCGTGGTGGTCGACCGCCAACCTCACCCTGGCCGCGGTCGACGGCCAGCTCTGCACCGAGGTGCCGGCCGGGCTGGCCAACCCCTGGGACGCCAGCCTCGGCCACAACGCGATCCCGCTCGGCGACGGCGCCAGCTACGCACTGAGTTTCCGCGCCTCGACGAGCGTCCCGGTGACGGTGAAGGCGAACGTGCAGCTCAACGAGGAGCCGTACACCACGGTCTTCTCCCGGGACGTCGCGCTCGACGCCACCGCCGAGGAGTTCGGGTCCGAGTTCACCGGCACCCTCGACTCCACCAACGGCACCCTCACGTTCCAGCTCGGCGGCGCCGCCGAGGCGTACACGTTCTGCCTGGACGACGTCTCGCTGAGCAGTGACGCCGACACCGGGCCGCCGCCCGGCGGGGCCGAGCAACTCGACAACGGCGACTTCGCCGACGGCACCACCGGCTGGTTCTCCTACGGCACCACCTCGACCGGCGTCACCGACGGACGGCTCTGCTCCGTCGTGCCGGGCGGACTGGCGAACCCGTGGGACGGCGGCGTCGGGCAGAACGACGTGACGCTTGTCAGCGGCGAGTCGTACACGCTCTCCTTCGACGCCTCTGCCACGCCCGGCGCGAAGGTGCGGGTGGCGGTGCAGCTCGGCGTCGACCCGTACACGTCGTTCTTCGCCGAGGACATCACCTTCGGCCCGGAGGCGCAGCACGTCGAGCGGACCTTCACCGCCAGCGCCGACACCACCGCCGCCCAGCTCGCCTTCCAGGTCGGCGGCAACGCCGACGGGTACACGTTCTGCCTGGACAACGCCTCGCTGCTCGGCGGCGAGGAGGAGCCGCCGTACGAGCCGGACACCGGGCCGCGGGTCCGGGTCAACCAGGTCGGCTACCTGCCGGCCGGGCCGAAGAACGCCACGATCGTCACCGAGGCGACCGAGCCGCTCGGCTGGCAGCTCAAGTCGGCCGCCGGTGCCGTGGTGGCCAGCGGGCAGAGCACCCCGCGCGGCGTCGACCGGGCGTCGGCACAGAACGTGCACAGCGTCGACTTCTCCGGCTACCGCACCCCGGGCACCGGCTACACGCTCACCGCCGACGGCGAGACGAGTCACCCGTTCGACATCTCGGCCGACGTCTGGAAGCAGCTCCGTTCCGACTCGCTCCAGTTCTTCTACATCCAGCGCAGCGGCATCGCCATCGACGGCGACCTGGTCGGCGAGGAGTTCGCCCGGCCGGCCGGGCACCTCGGGGTGGCGCCGAACCGGGGCGACACCGACGTACCCTGCCAGCCCGGCGTCTGCGACTACCGCCTCGACGTACGCGGCGGCTGGTACGACGCCGGTGACCACGGCAAGTACGTGGTGAACGGCGGCATCGCCACCTACCAGCTGCTGAGCGCCTTCGAGCGGACCAAGACCGCGCCCACCGCCGGCGGCGGGGCGGCGCTCGGCGACAGCACCCTGCGGCTGCCGGAACGCGACAACGGCGTGCCGGACATCCTCGACGAGGCGCGCTGGGAACTGGAGTTCCTGCTCCGGATGCAGGTGCCGGCCGGCAGGCCGCTGGCCGGGATGGCGCACCACAAGATGCACGACCGGAACTGGACCGGGCTGCCCCTGCAACCCGAGGACGACCCGGAGCTGCGCGAGCTGCACCCGCCGTCCACCCCCGCGACGCTGAACCTGGCCGCCACCGCCGCGCAGTGCGCCCGGCTGTACGCACCGTACGACGCCGCGTTCGCGCAGCGCTGCCGGACCGCCGCCACCACGGCGTACGCGGCGGCCAAGGCGAACCCGACCCGGTACGCCGACCCGAACGACGGCAACGGCGGCGGCTCGTACGCCGACGGCGACGTCACCGACGAGTTCTACTGGGCCGCCGCCGAGCTGTACCTGAGCACCGGCGGAGCGTCCTACCTGGCCGACCTGACCGCCTCGCCGCACCACACCGACGACGAGGTGTTCGGGGCCCACGGCTTCGGCTGGGGCAGCACCGCCGCGCTCGGCCGGCTCGACCTGGCCACCGTGCCGAGCGGCCTGTCCACGGCCGAGCGGGACCGGCTGCGCGCCTCGGTGGTGGCCGCCGCCGACGGCTACCTGGCGACCGCGCAGGGCCAGGCGTACGGCCTGCCGATGCCGGGCACCCCGAACAGCTACTTCTGGGGCGCCAACAGCAACATCATCAACAACGCGGTGGTGCTGGCCACCGCCTTCGACCTGACCGGACAGCCGAAGTACCGGGACGGCGCGGTGCAGGGGATGGACTACATCTTCGGCCGCAACGCGCTGAACCAGTCGTACGTGACCGGGTGGGGCGAGAAGGCGGCGGAGAACCAGCACAGCCGGATCTTCGGCAACCAGTACGACGAGTCGCTGCCGAACCCGCCGGCCGGTTCGATCGCCGGTGGCGCCAACGCCAGCCTCGACGACCCGTTCGTCGAGGAGTTGCTGGCCGGTTGCGCGCCGATGTTCTGCTACGTCGACGACATCGCCTCGTACTCCACCAACGAGGTGGCGATCAACTGGAACTCGGCGCTGGCCTGGATCGCCTCGTTCCTGGCCGACCAGGGCGGCAGCACCTCGGTGCCGGCCGGCGCAGGCTGCCGGGTGAGCTACCTCAACCACGGCGCCTGGGCCGAGGGTGGCGGGTTCACCGCGCAGGCCACCGTCACCAACACCGGCACCGCCCCGATCAACGGCTGGACGCTGAGCTTCGCGTTCAACGGCGACCAGAAGGTCCGGGACGCGTGGATGGCGAAGGTGACCCAGGCGGGTGCCCGGGTCACCGCGCGGGGCGAGTCGTACAACTCGCGGATCATGCCGGGCGCCAGCCAGATGTTCGGCTTCAACGCCACCACAGCCGGTGGCCCGAACCCGAACCCGACCCTCTTCACCGTCAACGGGGTGCCCTGCACCTGA
- a CDS encoding Nramp family divalent metal transporter, with product MTQTAADRFPTKHLPGVAVRELPPPPRSAWKIIGPGVVAAGVGLASGEFILFPYIASQVGLVFLWAAAVGIVTQWFLNMEIERYTLATGETALTGFSRFWRHWGLVFAIMVYFANLWPGWASSSATMLTYLFGGSATWIAVGLLLLIGATLTLAPVVYKALERIEFVKVGLVLAFIVVAVAFAISARAWGDLPTAVTAPEFPTELGFALMLSALVFAGAGGGQNLVQSNWIRDKGYGMGRYVPRLVSPVTGREEAAPDSRGFVFEPTEENLAHWRRWWRLANREQLVTFVLISFVTIVLTSLLAYSTVYGVPGLANSVDFLRVEGERLKEVVGSWFGTLFWVVGALSLFAAALGIVDYTSRLAADVVKTAYLPRLSESRIYFALVWGLVGLGCAILLAGFDQPLILLVISACVGGLMMFLYSILLLVLNRRVLPEQIRPRSYRVVALLWSVLLFGAFSALTVWQQGDRLLDWLR from the coding sequence ATGACGCAGACCGCCGCCGACCGATTTCCGACGAAACACCTGCCCGGCGTCGCCGTCCGGGAGCTGCCCCCGCCGCCCCGCTCCGCCTGGAAGATCATCGGGCCGGGGGTGGTCGCGGCCGGCGTCGGCCTGGCGTCCGGCGAGTTCATCCTCTTCCCCTACATCGCCTCGCAGGTGGGGCTGGTCTTCCTCTGGGCCGCCGCGGTCGGCATCGTCACCCAGTGGTTCCTGAACATGGAGATCGAGCGCTACACCCTGGCCACCGGCGAGACCGCGCTGACCGGCTTCTCGCGGTTCTGGCGGCACTGGGGACTGGTCTTCGCGATCATGGTCTATTTCGCCAACCTCTGGCCGGGCTGGGCATCGAGTTCGGCCACCATGCTGACCTACCTGTTCGGCGGGAGCGCGACCTGGATCGCCGTCGGGCTGCTGCTGCTGATCGGCGCGACGCTCACCCTGGCCCCGGTGGTCTACAAGGCGCTGGAACGAATCGAGTTCGTCAAGGTCGGCCTGGTGCTGGCCTTCATCGTCGTCGCGGTGGCCTTCGCCATCTCGGCCCGCGCCTGGGGCGACCTGCCGACCGCGGTCACCGCACCGGAGTTCCCCACCGAACTCGGCTTCGCGCTGATGCTCTCCGCGCTGGTCTTCGCCGGTGCCGGCGGCGGGCAGAACCTGGTGCAGTCCAACTGGATCCGGGACAAGGGCTACGGCATGGGCAGGTACGTGCCCCGGCTGGTCAGCCCGGTCACCGGCCGGGAGGAGGCGGCACCGGACAGCCGGGGCTTCGTCTTCGAACCGACCGAGGAGAACCTGGCCCACTGGCGGCGGTGGTGGCGGCTGGCCAACCGGGAACAGCTGGTCACCTTCGTGCTGATCTCGTTCGTCACCATCGTGCTCACCTCGCTGCTGGCCTACTCCACCGTCTACGGCGTGCCGGGGCTGGCCAACAGCGTCGACTTCCTCCGGGTCGAGGGAGAGCGGCTGAAGGAGGTCGTCGGCAGCTGGTTCGGCACCCTGTTCTGGGTGGTCGGTGCGCTCTCGCTCTTCGCCGCCGCGCTGGGCATCGTCGACTACACCAGCCGGCTCGCCGCCGACGTGGTCAAGACGGCGTACCTGCCCCGGCTCTCGGAGAGCCGGATCTACTTCGCGCTGGTCTGGGGGCTGGTCGGGCTCGGCTGCGCCATCCTGCTGGCCGGGTTCGACCAGCCGCTGATCCTGCTGGTCATCTCCGCCTGCGTCGGCGGGCTGATGATGTTCCTCTACTCGATCCTCCTGCTGGTGCTCAACCGGCGGGTACTGCCCGAGCAGATCCGGCCGCGCTCCTACCGGGTGGTCGCGCTGCTCTGGTCGGTACTGCTCTTCGGGGCCTTCTCCGCGCTGACCGTCTGGCAGCAGGGCGACCGGCTGCTCGACTGGCTGCGGTAG
- a CDS encoding GNAT family N-acetyltransferase — MDQLVVRPGGPDDVAAVLALLDGATRWLAELGRTGQWGSAPHSGNPRRIAQVRRWAADGDLYLAELAGRPVGALVVGAAVPHVPAATEPELYVNLLVSDRAHAGRRIGARLLEYAEELARSSGVDLLRVDCYAGDDGALVRYYENQGFTATEPFTVPLADRRWPGQVLERRLVPRPRGEGPDAA; from the coding sequence ATGGATCAGCTCGTCGTCCGGCCCGGCGGCCCCGACGACGTCGCCGCGGTGCTCGCCCTGCTCGACGGCGCCACCCGCTGGCTGGCCGAACTCGGGCGTACCGGCCAGTGGGGCAGCGCCCCGCACTCCGGCAACCCGCGCCGGATCGCCCAGGTCCGGCGCTGGGCCGCCGACGGCGACCTCTACCTGGCCGAACTCGCCGGCCGCCCGGTCGGGGCGCTCGTCGTCGGCGCGGCGGTGCCGCACGTGCCGGCCGCGACCGAACCCGAGTTGTACGTCAACCTGCTGGTCAGCGACCGCGCACACGCCGGGCGACGAATCGGCGCGCGACTGCTCGAGTACGCCGAGGAACTCGCCCGGTCCTCGGGGGTCGACCTGCTGCGGGTGGACTGTTACGCCGGTGACGACGGCGCCCTGGTCCGCTACTACGAGAACCAGGGCTTCACCGCCACCGAACCGTTCACGGTGCCGCTGGCCGACCGGCGCTGGCCGGGCCAGGTCCTCGAACGCCGCCTCGTCCCCCGCCCACGCGGCGAGGGACCGGACGCGGCCTGA
- a CDS encoding NADP-dependent succinic semialdehyde dehydrogenase yields the protein MSIATVDPTTGRLLKNFDEMTDEQLEAALARSAAGFDELRGTTFADRARWMSAVADLLEVESDAVARMMTTEMAKTYASAKAEVAKCAAACRYYAAHAERFLADEPADAGSIGATSAYGRYFPMGPVLAVMPWNFPLWQVMRFAAPALMAGNTGLLKHASNVPQTALYLDELFRRAGFPAGAFQALMIGSERIERVLADPRVRAATLTGSEGAGRSVASIAGRYVKKTVLELGGSDPFVVMPSADLARAAEVATVARCQNNGQSCIAAKRFIVHTDVYDEFAEAFVARMSALRVGDPMDDGTDVGPLATERGRDEVADQVRDAVAKNARLLCGGEVPDRPGWWYPPTVVSELTPKMRMYAEEVFGPVAGLYRVGSYEEAVEVANGTDFGLGANAWTRDPDEQQRFVTDLDAGMVFVNGMTTSYPELPFGGVGNSGYGRELSVQGIREFCNLKAVWIGAGAAAGPGAGAHSE from the coding sequence ATGTCGATCGCCACCGTCGACCCGACCACGGGACGGCTGCTCAAGAATTTCGACGAGATGACGGACGAGCAGTTGGAGGCGGCCCTCGCCCGGTCGGCGGCCGGCTTCGACGAGTTGCGCGGCACCACCTTCGCCGACCGGGCCCGGTGGATGTCGGCGGTAGCGGACCTGCTGGAGGTCGAGTCCGACGCGGTGGCCCGGATGATGACGACGGAGATGGCCAAGACGTACGCCTCGGCGAAGGCCGAGGTGGCCAAGTGCGCGGCGGCCTGCCGGTACTACGCGGCACACGCCGAACGGTTCCTCGCCGACGAACCCGCCGACGCCGGCTCGATCGGCGCCACCTCGGCGTACGGCCGGTACTTCCCGATGGGGCCGGTACTGGCGGTGATGCCGTGGAACTTCCCGCTCTGGCAGGTGATGCGCTTCGCCGCGCCCGCCCTGATGGCCGGCAACACGGGACTGCTCAAGCACGCCTCGAACGTGCCGCAGACCGCGCTCTACCTGGACGAGCTGTTCCGCCGGGCCGGCTTCCCGGCCGGCGCGTTCCAGGCCCTGATGATCGGCTCGGAGCGGATCGAGCGGGTACTCGCCGATCCCCGGGTCCGGGCCGCGACGCTCACCGGCAGCGAGGGCGCGGGCCGCTCGGTCGCCTCGATCGCCGGCCGGTACGTCAAGAAGACAGTGCTCGAACTCGGCGGCAGCGACCCGTTCGTGGTGATGCCCTCGGCCGACCTGGCCCGGGCCGCCGAGGTGGCCACGGTGGCCCGCTGCCAGAACAACGGCCAGTCCTGCATCGCGGCGAAGCGGTTCATCGTGCACACCGACGTCTACGACGAGTTCGCCGAGGCGTTCGTGGCCCGGATGTCGGCGCTGCGGGTCGGCGACCCGATGGACGACGGCACCGACGTCGGGCCGCTCGCCACCGAACGGGGTCGGGACGAGGTTGCCGACCAGGTCCGGGACGCGGTGGCGAAGAACGCCCGGCTGCTCTGCGGCGGCGAGGTGCCGGACCGGCCCGGCTGGTGGTACCCGCCGACGGTGGTGAGCGAGCTGACCCCGAAGATGCGGATGTACGCCGAGGAGGTCTTCGGCCCGGTCGCCGGCCTCTACCGGGTCGGCTCGTACGAAGAGGCGGTCGAGGTGGCCAACGGCACCGACTTCGGGCTCGGCGCCAACGCCTGGACCCGGGACCCGGACGAGCAGCAGCGGTTCGTCACCGACCTGGACGCCGGGATGGTCTTCGTCAACGGGATGACCACCTCCTATCCGGAGCTGCCGTTCGGCGGCGTCGGCAACTCCGGCTACGGCCGGGAGCTGTCGGTGCAGGGGATCCGGGAGTTCTGCAACCTCAAGGCGGTCTGGATCGGCGCGGGGGCGGCGGCCGGGCCCGGGGCCGGGGCGCACAGCGAGTAG